Proteins encoded in a region of the Pseudomonas syringae KCTC 12500 genome:
- a CDS encoding N-acetylmuramoyl-L-alanine amidase, with amino-acid sequence MGLGMRMRALVTVVGLLLMALAVEAVAATQVRSVRLWRAPDNTRLVFDLTGPVQHSLFTLTSPDRLVIDINGATLGGPLNVPTANTPISSMRSAQRTPTDLRVVIDLKKGVTPKSFTLAPNQQYGNRLVVDLYDNAADANPTPVIPDTAANTAPAVPVSPAKPEIKLTPVPNGKRDIVVVIDAGHGGEDPGASGGAGQKEKNVVLSIAKELQRQVNAEKGYRAELTRTGDYFIPLRKRTEIARSKGADLFVSIHADAAPSSAAFGASVFALSDRGATSETARWLADSENRSDLIGGAGAVSLDDKDRMLAGVLLDLSMTASLSSSLNVGQKVLSNIGRVTSLHKSRVEQAGFMVLKSPDIPSILVETGFISNANEANKLGSASHQQALARSITSGVKQFFQQNPPQGTYIAWLRDNGKLAQGPRNHVVRSGETLAMLAARYDMNIATLRSANNLKSDELKIGQDLRIPSSEVATQ; translated from the coding sequence ATGGGGTTAGGTATGCGCATGCGCGCGCTGGTTACTGTAGTTGGTCTGCTGTTGATGGCCCTGGCTGTCGAGGCGGTTGCCGCTACGCAAGTACGAAGTGTCCGCTTATGGCGTGCGCCGGATAACACTCGTCTGGTCTTCGACCTGACTGGGCCGGTCCAGCACAGCCTGTTTACCCTGACTTCGCCTGACCGTCTGGTGATCGATATCAATGGTGCGACGCTTGGCGGCCCCTTGAACGTACCGACGGCCAATACGCCGATCAGCAGCATGCGTTCTGCGCAGCGCACGCCTACCGACCTGCGCGTGGTCATCGACCTGAAAAAGGGTGTGACCCCGAAGAGCTTCACGCTGGCGCCTAATCAGCAATACGGCAACCGTCTGGTGGTCGACCTGTACGACAACGCCGCCGATGCCAATCCGACACCTGTGATTCCCGACACCGCAGCCAACACCGCGCCCGCGGTTCCGGTCAGCCCGGCCAAGCCTGAAATCAAGCTGACCCCGGTGCCGAACGGCAAGCGCGACATCGTCGTGGTGATCGATGCCGGGCACGGCGGGGAAGACCCTGGTGCCTCGGGCGGTGCCGGTCAGAAAGAGAAAAACGTGGTGCTGTCGATTGCCAAGGAGTTGCAGCGCCAGGTGAATGCCGAGAAAGGCTACCGCGCCGAACTCACGCGCACCGGCGACTACTTTATTCCGTTGCGAAAACGTACCGAGATCGCCCGTTCCAAGGGTGCCGATCTGTTTGTGTCGATCCACGCCGACGCCGCGCCGTCCTCCGCTGCGTTCGGCGCATCTGTGTTTGCCTTGTCCGATCGGGGGGCTACTTCCGAAACCGCACGCTGGCTGGCGGACAGTGAAAACCGTTCCGACCTGATTGGTGGTGCCGGCGCGGTCAGCCTCGACGACAAGGACCGCATGCTCGCGGGCGTGTTGCTGGACCTGTCCATGACCGCGTCGCTGTCTTCGAGCCTGAACGTTGGCCAAAAGGTATTGAGCAATATTGGCCGCGTGACCTCGCTGCACAAGTCACGTGTCGAGCAGGCGGGCTTCATGGTGCTCAAGTCGCCGGATATTCCGTCGATTCTGGTGGAAACCGGCTTTATCTCCAACGCCAATGAGGCCAACAAGCTCGGTTCTGCGTCGCATCAACAGGCGCTGGCGCGTTCGATCACGTCGGGCGTCAAACAGTTCTTCCAGCAGAACCCGCCGCAGGGCACCTATATCGCCTGGCTGCGTGATAACGGCAAGCTGGCCCAGGGGCCGCGCAATCACGTCGTTCGTTCCGGCGAAACCCTGGCCATGCTCGCCGCGCGCTACGACATGAACATCGCCACTTTGCGCAGCGCCAACAATCTGAAGTCCGATGAATTGAAGATCGGCCAGGATCTGCGTATTCCAAGTTCCGAGGTGGCGACTCAGTAA
- the mutL gene encoding DNA mismatch repair endonuclease MutL codes for MTDLLLDGAEADNAQTALNAARIELLSPRLANQIAAGEVVERPASVIKELLENSLDSGARRIDVDVEQAGIKLLKVRDDGGGISSDDLPLALARHATSKIRDLEDLERVMSLGFRGEALASISSVARLTLTSRTRDADQAWQVETEGRDMAPRVQPAAHPVGTSVEVRDLFFNTPARRKFLKAEKTEFDHLQEVIKRMALARFDVAFHLRHNGKTVLSLHEAHDDTARARRVSAICGPGFLEQALPIEIERNGLHLWGWVGLPTFSRSQADLQYFFVNGRAVRDKLVAHAVRQAYRDVLFNGRHPTFVLFFEVDPAAVDVNVHPTKHEVRFRDGRMVHDFLYGTLYCALGDVRPENQLGGSAPVVAETRPSGPEAGEFGPQGEMRLANNVLEQPQGEPFSRPAAGGGAGSGYQYQYTPRPTAGVPVAEAQSAYREFFAPLPSAAPASLPESPGDIPPLGYALAQLKGIYILAENAHGLVLVDMHAAHERIMYERLKIAMANEGLSGQPLLVPESIAVSQREADCAEEHLATFQRLGFELQRLGPETLAIRQIPALLKQAEANRLVSDVLADLMEYGTSDRVQAHMNELLGTMACHGAIRANRRLAIPEMNGLLRDMENTERSGQCNHGRPTWTQMGLNDLDKLFLRGQ; via the coding sequence ATGACCGATCTCCTGCTCGACGGCGCCGAAGCCGATAACGCTCAGACTGCCCTGAACGCAGCACGCATCGAACTGCTCAGTCCGCGTCTGGCCAACCAGATTGCGGCGGGCGAAGTTGTCGAGCGTCCGGCTTCGGTGATCAAGGAACTGCTGGAAAACAGCCTCGATTCCGGCGCGCGGCGCATCGATGTCGACGTCGAGCAGGCCGGTATCAAACTGTTGAAAGTGCGTGACGATGGCGGCGGTATCTCTTCGGACGATCTGCCATTGGCGCTGGCACGCCACGCGACCAGCAAGATTCGCGACCTGGAAGACCTCGAGCGGGTCATGAGCCTGGGGTTTCGCGGCGAAGCGCTGGCTTCGATCAGCTCCGTGGCGCGTCTGACCCTGACCTCGCGCACCCGCGACGCCGATCAGGCGTGGCAGGTCGAAACCGAAGGTCGTGACATGGCGCCACGCGTGCAGCCAGCCGCGCATCCGGTAGGCACCTCCGTTGAAGTGCGCGACCTGTTCTTCAACACGCCGGCCCGACGCAAGTTTCTGAAAGCCGAAAAAACCGAATTCGATCATTTGCAGGAAGTCATCAAGCGCATGGCGCTGGCGCGTTTCGACGTGGCCTTCCACCTGCGTCATAACGGCAAGACCGTGCTGAGCCTGCATGAAGCGCATGACGACACCGCCAGAGCGCGACGTGTCTCGGCAATCTGCGGGCCGGGCTTTCTGGAGCAGGCGCTGCCCATCGAGATCGAGCGCAATGGCCTGCATCTGTGGGGCTGGGTAGGGCTGCCGACTTTCTCGCGCAGCCAGGCCGACCTGCAATACTTCTTCGTGAATGGCCGGGCAGTGCGCGACAAGCTGGTCGCACACGCGGTGCGTCAGGCGTATCGCGACGTGCTGTTCAATGGCCGTCATCCGACCTTTGTGCTGTTCTTCGAGGTCGATCCGGCCGCTGTGGACGTCAACGTTCACCCGACCAAACACGAAGTGCGCTTCCGCGACGGGCGCATGGTGCACGACTTTCTGTATGGCACGCTCTACTGCGCGCTGGGCGATGTGCGCCCTGAAAATCAGTTGGGTGGCAGCGCGCCGGTTGTCGCCGAGACCCGCCCGAGCGGACCTGAAGCGGGTGAATTCGGGCCGCAGGGTGAAATGCGTCTGGCCAACAATGTGCTGGAGCAGCCCCAGGGCGAGCCGTTTTCCCGGCCTGCTGCCGGTGGCGGCGCTGGCAGCGGTTATCAGTATCAATACACGCCTCGGCCCACCGCTGGCGTGCCGGTGGCCGAAGCACAAAGCGCTTATCGTGAATTCTTCGCGCCGCTGCCCAGTGCCGCGCCCGCGTCGCTGCCTGAATCGCCCGGTGACATTCCGCCGCTGGGTTATGCGTTGGCGCAGCTCAAGGGTATCTACATTCTTGCTGAAAATGCCCACGGCCTGGTGCTGGTGGACATGCATGCCGCTCACGAGCGGATCATGTACGAGCGCCTTAAAATAGCCATGGCCAACGAAGGCCTGAGCGGCCAGCCATTGCTGGTGCCCGAATCCATCGCGGTCAGCCAGCGTGAAGCGGATTGTGCCGAAGAGCACCTTGCGACTTTTCAGCGCCTGGGCTTCGAACTGCAGCGGCTCGGCCCGGAAACCCTGGCGATCCGCCAGATCCCTGCATTGCTCAAACAGGCCGAAGCCAACCGGCTGGTCAGCGATGTACTGGCTGACCTCATGGAATACGGCACCAGCGACCGGGTGCAGGCGCACATGAACGAGCTGCTCGGCACCATGGCCTGCCACGGCGCGATTCGCGCCAATCGGCGTCTGGCCATCCCGGAAATGAACGGCCTGCTGCGTGACATGGAAAACACCGAGCGCAGCGGGCAATGCAACCACGGTCGTCCTACCTGGACCCAGATGGGTCTCAATGACCTGGATAAATTATTCCTGCGCGGTCAATGA
- the miaA gene encoding tRNA (adenosine(37)-N6)-dimethylallyltransferase MiaA, with amino-acid sequence MNALPPAIFLMGPTAAGKTDLAIELTKVLPCELISVDSALVYRGMDIGTAKPSKTQLAEHPHRLIDILDPAQSYSAADFRSDALAAMAEITARGNIPLLVGGTMLYFKALLDGLADMPAADAQVRAQLEADAQAFGWQALHDQLAVVDPVSAARIHPNDPQRLIRALEVYRVSGMSMTAHREQQTAQSTEAAASGRQQLPYTVANLAIAPADRKVLHQRIALRFEQMLDQGFLDEVLALRSRGDLHSGLPSIRAVGYRQVWDHLDGKLTRDEMQERGIIATRQLAKRQFTWLRSWEDLHWLDSLASDNLSRALKYLGSVSILS; translated from the coding sequence ATGAACGCTTTACCTCCGGCCATCTTTCTCATGGGGCCTACTGCTGCAGGCAAGACCGACCTTGCGATAGAACTGACCAAAGTGCTGCCCTGCGAGTTGATCAGCGTCGATTCTGCGCTGGTCTATCGCGGCATGGACATCGGCACCGCCAAGCCGTCGAAGACGCAGCTGGCTGAACATCCTCACCGTCTGATCGATATTCTCGACCCGGCGCAAAGCTACTCCGCAGCCGATTTTCGCAGTGACGCCCTGGCGGCCATGGCGGAAATTACCGCACGCGGAAATATTCCTTTGCTGGTCGGCGGCACTATGTTGTATTTCAAGGCTCTATTGGACGGGCTGGCAGACATGCCGGCGGCCGATGCACAGGTCAGGGCGCAGCTTGAGGCCGATGCACAGGCCTTCGGTTGGCAGGCATTGCACGATCAATTGGCGGTGGTCGATCCCGTTTCGGCGGCACGTATTCACCCCAACGATCCGCAACGGCTGATCAGGGCGCTCGAGGTGTATCGCGTCAGCGGAATGAGCATGACGGCACATCGCGAGCAACAAACTGCGCAAAGTACCGAAGCAGCCGCATCAGGGCGCCAGCAATTGCCCTATACTGTCGCGAACCTTGCCATCGCTCCGGCTGATCGCAAGGTGCTGCACCAACGCATCGCGCTACGTTTCGAGCAAATGCTGGATCAGGGGTTTCTGGACGAAGTACTGGCATTGCGCTCAAGAGGTGACCTGCATTCGGGGTTGCCATCGATAAGAGCCGTCGGTTATCGCCAGGTCTGGGATCACCTGGATGGGAAGCTGACGCGGGATGAAATGCAGGAGCGCGGCATCATTGCAACGCGCCAGCTGGCCAAAAGGCAGTTCACCTGGCTACGCAGCTGGGAGGACTTGCACTGGCTGGACAGCCTGGCCAGCGACAATCTGTCGCGCGCCTTGAAATACCTGGGATCGGTCTCCATATTGAGCTGA
- the hfq gene encoding RNA chaperone Hfq — translation MSKGHSLQDPYLNTLRKEKVGVSIYLVNGIKLQGTIESFDQFVILLKNTVSQMVYKHAISTVVPVRPIRLPSATDADGADAEPGNA, via the coding sequence ATGTCAAAAGGGCATTCGCTACAAGACCCTTACCTGAATACCTTGCGTAAAGAGAAGGTCGGGGTATCGATCTATCTGGTCAACGGTATCAAGCTGCAGGGTACGATCGAGTCTTTCGACCAGTTCGTCATTTTGCTGAAGAACACGGTCAGCCAGATGGTCTACAAACACGCTATTTCCACCGTCGTACCGGTTCGCCCGATTCGCCTGCCAAGCGCTACAGACGCTGACGGTGCGGACGCCGAGCCAGGTAACGCCTGA
- the hflX gene encoding ribosome rescue GTPase HflX, which produces MFFERHSGGERAILVHLDGQDPEAREDPQEFQELAISAGADTVAFINVPRHRPSAKYLIGSGKVEELRDQVKAEQADLVIFNHTLTPSQERNLERVFECRVLDRTGLILDIFAQRARTHEGKLQVELAQLEHMSTRLVRGWTHLERQKGGIGLRGPGETQLETDRRLLRVRLRQIKGRLEKVRSQRDQARRGRRRADIPSVSLVGYTNAGKSTLFNSVTDSDVFAADQLFATLDPTLRRLQLDDLGPIVLADTVGFIRHLPHKLVEAFRATLEESSNSDLLLHVIDSHEPDRMSQIEQVMAVLGEIGAEGLPILEVYNKLDLLEGVEPQIQRDADGKPQRVWVSARDGRGLDLLKQAIAELLGDDLFVGTLLLPQSLARLRAQFFELGAVQSETHDEEGASVLAVRLPRVELNRLVSREGLQPLEFIEQHTLQ; this is translated from the coding sequence TTGTTCTTTGAGCGCCACAGTGGTGGTGAACGTGCAATTCTCGTTCATCTGGATGGTCAGGACCCTGAGGCGCGCGAAGATCCGCAGGAGTTTCAGGAATTGGCCATCTCGGCCGGTGCCGATACCGTTGCGTTTATCAACGTGCCGCGTCATCGGCCTTCGGCCAAGTATCTGATCGGCTCTGGCAAGGTCGAAGAGCTTCGCGATCAGGTCAAGGCCGAACAGGCCGATCTGGTCATCTTCAATCACACCCTGACGCCCAGTCAGGAACGCAACCTCGAACGCGTTTTCGAGTGTCGTGTACTTGATCGCACCGGTCTGATTCTCGATATATTTGCGCAACGGGCGCGTACTCACGAAGGCAAGCTTCAGGTCGAACTGGCCCAGCTTGAGCACATGAGTACCCGTCTGGTCCGTGGCTGGACCCACCTTGAGCGACAGAAAGGTGGTATCGGCCTGCGCGGTCCGGGCGAAACCCAGCTTGAAACCGACCGACGTCTATTGCGGGTTCGCCTGCGGCAGATCAAGGGACGGCTGGAGAAGGTTCGCAGCCAGCGTGATCAGGCCCGTCGCGGGCGTCGTCGCGCGGATATTCCATCGGTTTCACTGGTGGGGTATACCAACGCCGGCAAATCGACCCTGTTCAACTCGGTAACCGATTCGGATGTGTTTGCGGCAGACCAACTGTTCGCCACGCTCGATCCGACCCTGCGTCGTCTGCAACTCGATGACCTGGGCCCTATCGTGCTGGCCGATACAGTGGGCTTCATTCGCCATCTGCCGCACAAGCTGGTCGAGGCCTTCCGCGCGACGCTTGAAGAATCGAGCAACTCCGATTTACTGCTGCATGTGATCGACTCCCACGAGCCGGATCGCATGTCGCAGATCGAGCAGGTCATGGCGGTGCTTGGCGAGATCGGCGCCGAGGGCTTGCCGATCCTCGAGGTCTATAACAAACTCGATCTGCTTGAAGGCGTAGAGCCTCAGATACAGCGCGATGCCGACGGCAAGCCGCAGCGTGTCTGGGTTTCTGCCCGTGATGGTCGAGGGCTTGATCTGCTCAAACAGGCTATCGCCGAATTGCTCGGCGACGACCTGTTCGTCGGCACGCTGCTTCTGCCTCAAAGTCTTGCCCGGCTGCGTGCCCAGTTCTTTGAACTGGGTGCGGTGCAGAGCGAAACGCATGATGAGGAAGGTGCCAGTGTGCTGGCCGTACGACTGCCGCGCGTTGAACTCAATCGACTGGTGAGTCGCGAAGGATTGCAGCCGCTGGAGTTCATCGAGCAACACACTTTGCAATAA
- the hflK gene encoding FtsH protease activity modulator HflK — MAWNEPGGNSNNQDPWGGKRRGGDRKGPPDLDEAFRKLQESLKGLFGGGNKRGSDGGGSGSGGGSGKGGGFGLLGIGLVVLVAFWLYSAIYVVDEQEQAVVLRFGQYHETVGPGLNIYFPPFDRKYMENVTRERAYSKQGQMLTEDENIVEVPLTVQYKISDLQAFVLNVDQPEISLQHATESALRHVVGSTAMDQVLTEGRELMASEIKERLQRFLDTYRTGITVTQVNVQSAAAPREVQEAFDDVIRAREDEQRARNQAESYANGVIPEARGQAQRILEDANGYRDEVVSRAKGEADRFTKLVAEYRKAPEVTRQRLYLDTMQEVFSNTSKVLVTGDKGQNNLLYLPLDKMIESSRSSNGNGSNSGTPSQSANDAAAAAAAARANEAQQRGEVRTRETR, encoded by the coding sequence ATGGCTTGGAATGAGCCGGGTGGCAACTCGAATAATCAAGATCCCTGGGGTGGCAAACGCCGTGGCGGCGACCGCAAGGGACCACCTGATCTCGACGAGGCCTTCCGTAAGCTGCAGGAAAGCCTGAAGGGGTTGTTCGGCGGCGGTAACAAACGCGGCAGTGATGGCGGCGGCAGTGGCAGTGGCGGCGGTTCAGGCAAGGGCGGCGGCTTCGGCCTGCTCGGCATCGGCCTGGTCGTGCTCGTCGCTTTCTGGCTTTACAGCGCTATCTATGTGGTTGACGAGCAAGAGCAGGCTGTCGTGCTGCGTTTCGGTCAGTACCACGAGACCGTGGGCCCGGGTCTTAACATCTACTTCCCGCCGTTCGATCGCAAGTACATGGAGAACGTGACTCGCGAGCGTGCCTACAGCAAGCAGGGCCAGATGCTCACCGAAGACGAGAACATCGTCGAAGTGCCGCTGACCGTGCAATACAAGATCAGCGATCTTCAGGCGTTCGTGCTGAACGTCGATCAGCCTGAAATCAGCCTGCAGCACGCGACTGAAAGTGCGTTGCGCCATGTCGTGGGTTCCACGGCGATGGATCAGGTGCTGACTGAAGGCCGCGAACTGATGGCCAGCGAAATCAAGGAGCGTCTGCAACGCTTCCTGGATACCTACCGCACCGGCATCACCGTGACCCAGGTGAACGTACAGAGCGCCGCCGCGCCGCGTGAAGTGCAGGAAGCCTTTGATGACGTGATCCGCGCCCGTGAAGACGAGCAGCGTGCACGCAACCAGGCTGAAAGCTACGCCAATGGTGTGATCCCGGAAGCCCGTGGTCAGGCTCAGCGTATTCTCGAAGATGCCAACGGTTACCGCGATGAAGTGGTTTCGCGTGCCAAGGGTGAGGCGGATCGCTTTACCAAACTGGTTGCCGAGTACCGCAAGGCTCCTGAAGTCACCCGTCAGCGTCTGTATCTGGACACCATGCAGGAAGTCTTCAGCAATACCAGCAAGGTGCTTGTGACCGGCGACAAGGGGCAGAACAATCTGCTTTATCTGCCGCTCGACAAGATGATCGAGAGCAGCCGCAGCAGTAACGGCAATGGCTCCAATTCAGGTACGCCATCGCAGTCGGCCAATGATGCTGCCGCTGCTGCCGCCGCTGCCCGGGCGAATGAGGCTCAGCAGCGTGGTGAAGTACGTACCAGGGAGACTCGCTGA
- the hflC gene encoding protease modulator HflC, with translation MSNKSLIALIVGVILAVIAWNSFYIVSQTERAVLLQFGRVVQADVQPGLHVKVPYVNQVRKFDGRLLTLDAPTQRFLTLEKKAVMVDAYAKWRVKDAERFYTATSGLKQIADERLSRRLESGLRDQFGKRTLHEVVSGERDALMADITGSLNRMAEKELGIEVVDVRVKAIDLPKEVNRSVFERMSTEREREAREHRAKGNELAEGIRADADRQRRVLLAEAYRESEEARGDGDAQAAAIYSKAYGQDQEFYAFYRSLRAYRESFANKSDVMVLDPNSEFFRYMEKAKP, from the coding sequence ATGAGTAACAAATCGCTGATCGCCCTCATTGTTGGCGTGATACTGGCCGTCATTGCCTGGAACAGCTTCTACATCGTGTCCCAGACAGAGCGTGCGGTCCTGCTGCAATTCGGTCGTGTGGTCCAGGCTGACGTTCAGCCGGGTCTGCATGTGAAGGTTCCTTACGTGAACCAGGTGCGCAAGTTCGACGGTCGTTTGCTGACCCTCGATGCACCGACCCAGCGCTTCCTGACACTGGAAAAGAAAGCGGTCATGGTCGATGCCTACGCCAAGTGGCGTGTGAAGGATGCGGAGCGTTTCTACACCGCGACTTCCGGCCTCAAGCAGATTGCCGACGAGCGTCTTTCGCGTCGTCTGGAATCCGGCCTGCGTGACCAGTTCGGCAAGCGCACCCTGCACGAAGTCGTGTCGGGTGAGCGAGACGCGCTGATGGCCGATATCACCGGTTCGCTGAACCGCATGGCCGAGAAGGAGCTGGGTATCGAAGTCGTCGATGTCCGGGTCAAGGCCATCGATCTGCCGAAGGAAGTGAATCGCAGCGTTTTCGAACGTATGAGCACCGAGCGTGAGCGTGAAGCGCGCGAGCACCGTGCCAAGGGTAACGAGCTGGCTGAAGGCATCCGTGCCGACGCCGATCGTCAGCGTCGTGTGCTGCTGGCCGAAGCCTATCGCGAGTCGGAAGAAGCGCGTGGTGATGGTGATGCCCAGGCTGCCGCGATCTACTCCAAGGCGTATGGTCAGGACCAGGAGTTCTACGCGTTCTATCGCAGCCTGCGTGCCTACCGCGAAAGCTTTGCGAACAAGAGCGACGTGATGGTGCTTGATCCGAACAGCGAATTCTTTCGCTACATGGAAAAAGCCAAGCCGTAA
- a CDS encoding ATP phosphoribosyltransferase regulatory subunit, with the protein MATVDRWLLPDGIEEVLPPEAARIEVARRQVLDLFQSWGYEFVVTPHIEYLESLLTGAGSDLDLRTFKVIDPQSGRQMGFRADITPQVARIDAHTLKREGPSRLCYAGSVLHAQPRALSSSRSPIQLGAELYGDASPSSDVEVISLMLAMLQLADVPDVHMDLGHVGIYRGLARAAGLSGEVEQQLFDALQRKAIDEVIALTADLPRELATMLRALVDLCGGREVLDAARDRLAGAPAPVLAALDDLLSIAERLTARFPQLPLYFDLGELRGYHYHTGVVFAVFVPGVGQSIAQGGRYDDIGADFGRARPATGFSTDLKTLVTLGQAEIVLPSGGIWVPDSTDAALWQMVCQLRSEGQRVVQALPGQQASAAREADCDRQLIQHGEHWQVMPLAS; encoded by the coding sequence ATGGCAACGGTCGACCGCTGGCTGCTACCAGATGGCATCGAAGAAGTACTGCCACCGGAAGCGGCGCGCATTGAAGTAGCGCGCCGTCAGGTGTTGGATCTGTTTCAGAGCTGGGGCTATGAGTTTGTCGTCACCCCGCATATCGAGTATCTCGAGTCGCTGCTGACTGGCGCGGGTTCGGATCTGGATCTGCGCACCTTCAAGGTTATCGACCCGCAATCGGGCCGGCAGATGGGCTTTCGCGCCGACATCACGCCGCAGGTTGCACGCATCGATGCTCACACCCTGAAACGTGAAGGCCCGAGCCGTCTGTGCTACGCGGGCAGCGTTCTGCATGCCCAGCCGCGCGCGCTGTCGTCCTCGCGCAGCCCGATACAACTGGGTGCCGAGTTGTACGGCGATGCGAGCCCGAGCAGCGACGTCGAAGTCATCAGCCTGATGCTGGCCATGCTGCAACTGGCCGATGTGCCGGATGTGCACATGGACCTCGGGCATGTCGGTATCTACCGTGGTCTGGCGCGTGCCGCCGGCCTGTCGGGTGAAGTCGAGCAGCAGCTGTTCGATGCGCTGCAGCGCAAGGCCATCGATGAGGTGATTGCCCTGACCGCCGATCTGCCGCGAGAGCTGGCAACGATGCTGCGCGCACTGGTCGATCTGTGCGGTGGTCGTGAAGTGCTGGACGCCGCACGTGATCGTCTGGCCGGCGCACCTGCGCCGGTGCTGGCCGCGCTGGATGACCTGCTGTCGATCGCCGAGCGTCTGACTGCGCGTTTCCCGCAGTTGCCGCTGTACTTTGATCTCGGCGAACTGCGCGGCTACCACTACCACACCGGTGTGGTGTTCGCGGTATTCGTACCGGGCGTGGGCCAGTCGATCGCTCAGGGCGGTCGTTACGATGACATCGGCGCCGACTTCGGTCGTGCCCGCCCGGCGACCGGCTTTTCCACCGACCTGAAAACCCTGGTTACCCTGGGGCAGGCAGAAATCGTCCTACCGTCTGGTGGCATCTGGGTGCCGGACAGTACGGATGCGGCACTCTGGCAGATGGTTTGCCAGTTGCGCAGTGAAGGTCAGCGTGTGGTTCAGGCCTTGCCTGGGCAGCAGGCGAGCGCCGCGCGTGAAGCCGACTGTGACCGGCAATTGATTCAGCATGGCGAGCACTGGCAGGTAATGCCGCTGGCTTCTTGA
- a CDS encoding adenylosuccinate synthase, with amino-acid sequence MGKNVVVLGTQWGDEGKGKIVDLLTEHATAVVRYQGGHNAGHTLVIDGEKTVLHLIPSGVLREGVQCLIGNGVVVAPDALLREIIKLEEKGIPVRERLRISPSCPLILSYHVALDQAREKARGEFKIGTTGRGIGPAYEDKVARRGLRIGDLFHRERFAAKLGELLDYHNFVLVNYYKEPAIDFQKTLDECMEYADMLKPLMLDVTAALHEMRRDGKDIMFEGAQGSLLDIDHGTYPYVTSSNTTAGGIATGSGFGPMYLDYILGITKAYTTRVGSGPFPTELFDDVGAFLAKRGHEFGATTGRARRCGWFDAVILRRAIEINSISGLCLTKLDVLDGLETINICIGYENEEGAVIDAPTDADSYLGLRPVYEEMPGWSESTLGAKTLEELPAAARAYIKRVEELVGAPIDIISTGPDRNETIVLRHPFG; translated from the coding sequence ATGGGTAAGAATGTCGTAGTCCTGGGCACTCAATGGGGTGATGAGGGCAAAGGCAAGATCGTTGATCTGCTGACCGAACATGCTACCGCCGTAGTTCGCTATCAGGGTGGCCACAACGCTGGCCACACACTGGTGATCGACGGTGAGAAAACCGTATTGCACCTGATTCCGTCCGGTGTGCTGCGCGAAGGCGTGCAGTGCCTGATCGGTAACGGTGTGGTGGTTGCTCCCGACGCGCTCCTGCGCGAAATCATCAAGCTGGAAGAGAAAGGCATTCCGGTGCGCGAGCGCCTGCGCATCAGCCCGTCCTGCCCGCTGATCCTGTCGTATCACGTGGCACTCGACCAGGCGCGTGAAAAGGCCCGTGGCGAGTTCAAGATCGGCACCACCGGTCGCGGCATCGGCCCCGCTTACGAAGACAAGGTTGCACGTCGCGGTCTGCGCATCGGCGACCTGTTCCATCGCGAGCGTTTCGCCGCCAAGCTGGGCGAACTGCTCGACTACCACAACTTCGTGCTGGTCAATTACTACAAAGAGCCTGCCATCGACTTCCAGAAGACACTCGACGAGTGCATGGAATACGCTGACATGCTCAAGCCGCTGATGCTTGACGTCACCGCTGCGCTGCATGAAATGCGTCGCGACGGCAAAGACATCATGTTCGAAGGTGCCCAGGGTTCGCTGCTGGACATAGACCACGGTACCTACCCGTACGTCACCAGCTCCAACACCACTGCGGGCGGCATTGCCACCGGTTCCGGTTTTGGTCCGATGTACCTGGATTACATCCTGGGCATCACCAAGGCCTACACCACGCGCGTGGGGTCGGGTCCGTTCCCGACCGAACTGTTTGACGATGTCGGTGCCTTCCTGGCCAAGCGCGGTCACGAGTTCGGTGCTACCACCGGTCGAGCCCGCCGTTGCGGCTGGTTCGATGCTGTCATCCTGCGTCGCGCTATCGAAATCAACAGCATTTCGGGTCTGTGCCTGACCAAGCTGGACGTGCTCGACGGTCTGGAAACCATCAACATCTGCATCGGCTACGAGAACGAAGAAGGCGCGGTTATCGACGCGCCTACCGACGCGGACAGCTACCTCGGCCTGCGTCCGGTCTACGAAGAAATGCCGGGCTGGAGCGAGTCCACACTGGGTGCCAAGACCCTTGAAGAGCTGCCGGCCGCTGCACGCGCCTACATCAAGCGCGTCGAAGAGCTGGTCGGTGCGCCTATCGATATCATTTCGACCGGTCCTGACCGCAACGAAACCATCGTACTGCGTCATCCGTTCGGCTGA